A window of Cryptomeria japonica chromosome 3, Sugi_1.0, whole genome shotgun sequence contains these coding sequences:
- the LOC131072927 gene encoding uncharacterized protein LOC131072927, whose amino-acid sequence MGRTNAKARNMDDFFVLNAGGIARESAAIFLQHLPFFVSIAVLLVSPISAALILSRAFLPHSYIVTGFGLQIREFVNSAGFPNSRYTHLICSKLSQTIICFVLCFPIVVTSSLLARAAVAQTVAWIYAGDKPSWERLIEVLPRLWKRLVLTYIWAGVMVTGANAVILVLVLGVFKVVSVFGFHSRLEIGAALGGGIVYSIVFAHAMIVCNLATIVCVLEEYNYGIQAVWKALFLIRGRTRIALALAIIVNLSWAFVESLFLHRVMRGRSSVTNMALEGSLLVFMYSIVTVIYDAMSTVFYYTCKSAHLELVCLDTFLPCPANQWEDTHPEGNDSKV is encoded by the coding sequence ATGGGTCGAACAAATGCAAAGGCGAGGAACATGGACGATTTCTTCGTACTGAATGCGGGGGGAATTGCAAGGGAATCTGCAGCAATTTTTCTGCAACATTTGCCCTTTTTTGTGTCAATTGCAGTTCTACTGGTATCCCCTATTTCTGCTGCCCTAATCCTCTCCCGCGCCTTTCTTCCCCACTCTTACATTGTGACCGGATTCGGGCTTCAAATCCGAGAATTTGTCAATTCTGCCGGATTCCCCAATTCGCGCTACACCCATCTGATTTGCAGCAAGCTGTCCCAGACAATAATCTGTTTCGTGCTCTGTTTCCCCATTGTTGTGACATCTTCTCTGCTTGCAAGAGCAGCAGTAGCCCAAACAGTGGCTTGGATTTATGCAGGGGATAAACCCTCATGGGAAAGGCTGATTGAAGTTCTGCCCAGGCTTTGGAAGCGCCTTGTGCTGACATATATATGGGCAGGTGTTATGGTAACTGGAGCAAATGCTGTGATTCTGGTACTGGTTTTAGGAGTATTTAAGGTGGTCTCTGTTTTTGGATTTCATTCTAGATTGGAAATTGGGGCTGCTTTAGGAGGGGGGATTGTTTACTCCATTGTGTTTGCACATGCCATGATAGTCTGCAATTTGGCCACCATTGTTTGTGTTCTGGAAGAGTATAATTATGGGATTCAGGCTGTGTGGAAGGCCCTGTTTTTGATAAGAGGGAGGACCAGGATTGCTCTGGCTCTGGCAATTATTGTGAATTTGAGTTGGGCATTTGTGGAGAGCCTTTTTTTACACAGAGTTATGAGAGGAAGGAGCTCTGTTACAAATATGGCATTGGAAGGTTCTCTGTTGGTGTTCATGTATTCCATTGTGACTGTGATTTATGATGCCATGAGCACTGTGTTTTATTATACTTGCAAGTCAGCTCACTTGGAGTTGGTTTGCCTTGATACTTTTCTTCCCTGCCCTGCAAATCAATGGGAGGACACTCACCCAGAAGGAAATGATAGTAAAGTGTGA